A single Actinomadura algeriensis DNA region contains:
- a CDS encoding suppressor of fused domain protein: MSVLRRGGTASRGRGATVVLAETNPYAGRRLVIEGDGTVTAAYLKDAGNSVVGAVWVANHRAAPVSLDRSRLAAGAAPPLPESHVRCPEGREALDADALEVVWFEEGDGVAVLEAGDLLFVIPGWSDMGRGIPGYARDATEQSPFAFPLAEEIDVFEARVNRARVHWETTRAEEAWAEYQQSVLGHLLQRLGPGGHYWHDVGRRAGGRNGTMPTVGVTERPPQDGRGFTVLSTVGMSLQRMPTIELYEEDVSPYARVELALASTLPIRSVGNVLPWLAPYPWRSVTWFAPGDAVRWPQDGRPFPIAAEEPGWGGVLLLEDPARLAGPAPPPLSGLTVQGDPVRWLWIVPITGNEHRFAKSEGADALVRRLAREGRAWVVS, encoded by the coding sequence ATGTCGGTTCTGCGCAGGGGCGGCACCGCGTCCCGTGGGCGGGGTGCGACCGTCGTCCTTGCCGAGACCAACCCGTACGCGGGCCGCCGGCTCGTCATCGAGGGCGACGGCACGGTCACCGCCGCCTACCTGAAGGACGCAGGGAATTCGGTCGTCGGGGCCGTGTGGGTCGCGAACCATCGCGCCGCCCCCGTGAGCCTGGACCGATCCCGGCTGGCCGCGGGCGCCGCGCCGCCGCTGCCGGAGTCGCACGTCCGGTGCCCGGAGGGCCGGGAGGCGCTGGACGCGGACGCGCTGGAGGTCGTCTGGTTCGAGGAGGGCGACGGCGTGGCCGTCCTCGAGGCGGGAGACCTGCTGTTCGTCATCCCCGGCTGGTCCGACATGGGACGGGGCATCCCCGGTTACGCCCGTGACGCCACCGAGCAGAGCCCGTTCGCGTTCCCCCTCGCAGAGGAGATCGACGTTTTCGAGGCACGCGTGAACCGCGCGCGCGTCCACTGGGAGACAACGCGCGCCGAGGAGGCTTGGGCGGAGTACCAGCAATCCGTCCTCGGGCACCTCCTGCAACGGCTTGGCCCAGGAGGGCACTACTGGCACGACGTAGGGAGACGGGCGGGTGGCAGGAACGGCACCATGCCGACCGTGGGGGTGACTGAGCGTCCGCCACAAGACGGGCGTGGGTTCACGGTGTTGAGCACGGTCGGGATGAGCCTGCAACGGATGCCGACCATCGAACTCTACGAGGAGGACGTCTCGCCCTACGCCCGCGTGGAGCTCGCTCTGGCGAGCACCTTGCCCATCCGGTCGGTGGGCAACGTTCTCCCCTGGCTCGCGCCATATCCGTGGCGTTCGGTGACGTGGTTCGCACCCGGCGACGCCGTCAGGTGGCCTCAGGACGGGCGTCCGTTTCCCATCGCCGCCGAGGAGCCCGGCTGGGGCGGCGTCCTTCTCCTCGAGGACCCGGCTCGGCTCGCGGGACCGGCGCCTCCCCCGCTGAGCGGCCTCACCGTTCAGGGCGACCCCGTGCGGTGGCTGTGGATCGTCCCGATCACCGGAAACGAACACCGTTTCGCGAAGTCGGAGGGGGCGGACGCGCTCGTGCGGCGGCTCGCCCGCGAGGGACGCGCGTGGGTGGTGTCGTAG
- the rlmN gene encoding 23S rRNA (adenine(2503)-C(2))-methyltransferase RlmN: MSATTEPATGSAGRPDASASEKTPAKLVFAAPRRGKPPRHLADLAPADRRAAVAELGEKPFRADQLSRHYFARLIDDPAEMTDLPAAARDRLVSALLPSLLTPVREMDCDGGKTLKTVWKAFDGVLFESVLMRYPDRATMCVSSQAGCGMNCPFCATGQAGLTRNLSTAEIVEQVAAGARALARGRVPGGPGRVSNIVFMGMGEPLANYKAVIGAVRRITDPAPAGLGISQRSVTVSTVGLVPAIDKLAAEDMSVRLAVSLHAPDDELRDDLVPVNNRWKVAEVLDAAWAYAERSGRRVSIEYALIKDVNDQAWRADLLGRLLRGHLAHVNLIPLNPTPGSKWTASRPEDEREFVRRLEHHGVPVTVRDTRGREIDGACGQLAASTKD; encoded by the coding sequence ATGTCTGCCACCACCGAGCCCGCCACCGGATCCGCCGGGCGGCCGGACGCCTCCGCGTCCGAGAAGACCCCGGCGAAGCTGGTCTTCGCCGCTCCGCGCCGCGGCAAGCCGCCGCGGCACCTCGCCGACCTCGCCCCCGCGGACCGCCGCGCCGCGGTCGCCGAACTGGGGGAGAAGCCGTTCCGGGCCGACCAGCTGTCGCGGCACTACTTCGCCCGCCTGATCGACGACCCCGCGGAGATGACCGACCTGCCGGCCGCGGCCCGCGACCGTCTCGTCTCCGCGCTGCTGCCGTCGCTGCTCACGCCCGTCCGCGAGATGGACTGCGACGGCGGCAAGACGCTCAAGACGGTGTGGAAGGCGTTCGACGGCGTCCTGTTCGAGTCCGTTCTCATGCGCTACCCGGACAGGGCCACCATGTGCGTCTCGTCCCAGGCGGGGTGCGGCATGAACTGCCCGTTCTGCGCCACCGGCCAGGCCGGGCTCACCAGGAACCTGTCCACCGCCGAGATCGTCGAGCAGGTCGCCGCGGGCGCGCGCGCACTGGCCCGCGGACGCGTGCCGGGCGGGCCCGGACGCGTTTCCAACATCGTCTTCATGGGCATGGGCGAGCCCTTGGCGAACTACAAGGCGGTCATCGGGGCGGTGCGCCGCATCACCGACCCGGCGCCCGCCGGGCTCGGCATCTCGCAGCGCTCGGTCACCGTCTCCACCGTCGGGCTCGTGCCCGCCATCGACAAGCTCGCCGCCGAGGACATGTCCGTGCGGCTCGCGGTGTCGCTGCACGCGCCCGACGACGAGCTCCGCGACGACCTCGTCCCGGTCAACAACCGCTGGAAGGTCGCCGAGGTCCTGGACGCCGCGTGGGCGTACGCCGAGCGCAGCGGCCGCCGCGTCTCGATCGAGTACGCCCTCATCAAGGACGTCAACGATCAGGCGTGGCGCGCGGATCTTCTCGGCAGGCTCTTGCGCGGTCACCTCGCACACGTCAATCTGATCCCGTTGAATCCGACGCCGGGGTCCAAGTGGACCGCGTCCCGCCCCGAGGACGAACGCGAGTTCGTCCGGCGGCTGGAGCACCACGGCGTCCCGGTCACGGTGCGCGACACTCGGGGCAGGGAGATCGACGGGGCCTGCGGGCAACTGGCGGCCTCGACCAAGGACTGA
- a CDS encoding DivIVA domain-containing protein, with amino-acid sequence MRGKKANRLPVVLRGYDRAQVDGLLEEISGALNGGAPLTGDEVRSRRFDIVLRGYDPHAVDELVSECIRELQAAGPVNQRAGRPRVHPAWLISWIENARFPGGRLRVGYDVRDVDGFLERVIAGLRGTAPPVTPADVRASVFRMIRLGPGYDVQEVDAFLAQLTDALERR; translated from the coding sequence GTGCGGGGGAAGAAGGCGAACCGGCTGCCGGTCGTTCTGCGAGGCTATGACCGGGCTCAGGTGGACGGGCTGCTGGAGGAGATCAGCGGGGCGCTGAACGGCGGCGCGCCGCTGACCGGCGACGAGGTCCGCTCCCGGCGGTTCGACATCGTGTTGCGAGGCTACGATCCCCACGCGGTGGACGAACTGGTCTCCGAGTGCATCCGTGAGCTGCAGGCCGCCGGGCCGGTCAACCAGCGCGCGGGCCGCCCGCGCGTCCACCCGGCCTGGCTGATCTCCTGGATCGAGAACGCGCGGTTCCCCGGCGGGCGCCTGCGCGTGGGATACGACGTGCGGGACGTGGACGGCTTCCTCGAACGCGTCATCGCGGGCCTGCGCGGCACCGCCCCGCCGGTGACCCCCGCCGACGTGCGCGCCAGCGTCTTCCGGATGATCCGCCTCGGTCCCGGCTACGACGTTCAGGAGGTCGACGCCTTCCTCGCCCAGCTCACCGACGCCCTCGAACGCCGCTGA
- a CDS encoding YwqG family protein has protein sequence MRQLFALFLSPEMLGAVLPLARPALRLAAEDGTPVHFGGAPLLPPGEPWPEWGGRPLDFLGVIDFADLPAAGEITGIPATGAAAFYYASGAPRPWGDDAAQRDGWRVFTGALERASPPPGVAAFPRTRLHAAPFLSLPSPQEPALRRLEMQYPGLLAVYEQLHAVWSRHMRPGGLPAHQLGGWPTLVQRPIEPDCLYASTGRALDSLGSPELSPDEARAVEDWRLLLQLDSDHRLGWYWGDPGRVYFCGRRDDPLEETWLTVQAA, from the coding sequence ATGCGTCAGCTTTTCGCGCTGTTCCTCAGCCCCGAGATGCTCGGCGCCGTGCTCCCTCTGGCCCGTCCCGCCCTCCGGCTCGCCGCGGAAGACGGAACACCCGTGCACTTCGGCGGAGCCCCGCTCCTCCCGCCGGGAGAGCCCTGGCCGGAGTGGGGCGGCCGCCCCCTCGACTTCCTCGGCGTCATCGACTTCGCCGATCTCCCGGCGGCCGGTGAGATCACGGGAATCCCCGCCACGGGAGCCGCGGCCTTCTACTACGCCAGCGGGGCGCCGCGGCCCTGGGGCGACGACGCCGCCCAGCGCGACGGCTGGCGGGTGTTCACCGGCGCCCTCGAACGCGCCTCCCCACCTCCCGGCGTCGCGGCCTTCCCCCGGACCCGTCTGCACGCCGCGCCGTTCCTGTCCCTCCCGTCCCCGCAGGAGCCGGCCCTCCGCCGCCTCGAGATGCAGTATCCGGGCCTCCTCGCCGTCTACGAGCAGCTGCACGCCGTCTGGTCCCGGCACATGAGGCCCGGCGGGCTCCCCGCCCACCAGCTGGGCGGCTGGCCGACCCTCGTCCAGCGACCGATCGAACCCGACTGCCTGTACGCGTCCACGGGACGGGCCCTCGACTCCCTCGGCTCCCCGGAGCTCTCCCCGGACGAGGCGCGTGCCGTAGAAGACTGGCGCCTCCTGCTCCAACTCGACTCCGACCATCGCCTCGGCTGGTACTGGGGCGATCCCGGCCGCGTGTACTTCTGCGGCCGCCGCGACGATCCTCTGGAGGAGACATGGCTGACGGTCCAAGCCGCGTGA
- a CDS encoding ABC transporter ATP-binding protein: protein MCAGRSPFTISQKMQVSAVLAMSGILPDTRSLTRPLRCDRYSARVLFESVAFRYRRRGPWVLHDVDLVLEPGCVMEVTGRNGAGKSTFLRLVAGLRRPGRGAVSGRPRRVGYAPERFPVDQPFTVRSYLTHMASIGGVRADAVGGWADRLGFDRLLDVRLPELSKGSAQKVGLAQALLGGPELLVLDEPFAGLDAATRAALPGLISDLAADGTTVVVSDHQRCIEPLPGVGRLRVADGTVTVLDEGVTAPSSKVLEVVVAEEELDTVEAKLRADGYHVRRPAR, encoded by the coding sequence ATGTGCGCCGGTCGTTCTCCTTTTACGATCTCGCAGAAAATGCAGGTCTCGGCGGTGTTGGCCATGAGCGGCATTCTGCCGGACACCCGGTCGCTGACGCGGCCCTTACGATGCGATCGCTACAGTGCCCGCGTGTTGTTCGAAAGCGTTGCCTTCCGGTATCGGAGGCGGGGCCCGTGGGTTCTCCACGACGTCGATCTCGTGCTGGAGCCCGGGTGCGTCATGGAAGTCACGGGTCGCAACGGCGCGGGGAAGTCCACCTTCCTGCGGCTGGTCGCCGGTCTTCGCCGACCGGGCAGGGGCGCCGTCAGCGGGCGCCCTCGCCGGGTGGGGTACGCGCCCGAGCGGTTCCCTGTCGATCAGCCGTTCACGGTTCGCTCCTATCTGACGCACATGGCCTCCATCGGGGGTGTCCGGGCGGACGCGGTGGGCGGGTGGGCGGATCGGCTCGGGTTCGACCGGCTGCTCGATGTGCGGCTTCCGGAACTGTCCAAGGGCAGCGCGCAGAAGGTCGGGCTCGCCCAGGCCCTTCTCGGCGGCCCTGAGCTTCTCGTCCTGGACGAGCCGTTCGCCGGGCTGGACGCCGCCACGCGCGCGGCGCTCCCCGGTTTGATCAGCGATCTCGCCGCCGACGGGACGACCGTCGTGGTCAGCGACCATCAGCGGTGCATCGAGCCGCTGCCCGGCGTGGGGCGGCTGCGCGTGGCCGACGGCACGGTCACCGTCTTGGACGAGGGTGTGACCGCCCCCTCGTCCAAGGTCCTCGAAGTGGTCGTCGCCGAGGAGGAACTCGACACCGTGGAGGCCAAGTTGCGGGCGGACGGTTACCACGTGCGGAGGCCCGCGCGGTGA
- a CDS encoding HIT family protein: MANTAETCIFCEIVKGERPAHIVLDVPDAVAFLDARPLFKGHTLLVPRTHHETLTDVPPDLLGPFFSHAQRLAAAMEPALGAAGTFVAMNNRISQSVPHLHVHVVPRNRKDGLRGFFWPRHKYDSDAEAADHAARLANALD, from the coding sequence ATGGCCAACACCGCCGAGACCTGCATTTTCTGCGAGATCGTAAAAGGAGAACGACCGGCGCACATCGTCCTCGACGTCCCGGACGCCGTCGCGTTCCTCGACGCGCGGCCGTTGTTCAAGGGGCACACGCTGCTGGTCCCGCGCACACACCACGAAACCCTGACGGACGTCCCGCCCGACCTGCTCGGCCCGTTCTTCTCCCACGCTCAGCGACTCGCCGCGGCGATGGAGCCGGCCCTTGGCGCCGCGGGCACCTTCGTGGCCATGAACAACCGGATCAGCCAGAGCGTCCCGCACCTGCACGTCCATGTCGTCCCCCGTAACCGCAAGGACGGCCTGCGCGGGTTCTTCTGGCCTCGCCACAAGTACGACTCCGACGCAGAAGCCGCCGACCACGCCGCCCGCCTGGCGAACGCCCTCGACTGA
- a CDS encoding HelD family protein: MDDTAASAEIRAERAHLHASRAALRRMRDDVLTTRTALGDEVADKYTNEMLRRARVKRAEDLSDVPSVPLFFGRLDYPPGEVYEPGPTADGPSEVYEPGAAGDGPGGDLVYIGRRGVHDATGVPMVVDWRAPIATAFYRAGPKDPMGVRARRRYGFDRGGELTAFEDERLDGMSASRDAETLLATEMERPRSGPMRDIVATIQPEQDELVRAPLERTLCVQGAPGTGKTAIGLHRLAYLLYTERDRLRRGGAAIVGPNRSFLAYIRDVLPALGEVGVTQVTVDELLDPGGEGATREDDATAARIKGDARMAEVIRRDLWSRLAPPADDLVVRRDGRLWRIPVAELAEMLGELTARGVSYGAGRELLTRRIASSVLGRMEARGEGCDERTRGQVQRSRDVRAAVTAMWPKADPAGLVLGLLTDARRLARAADGLLDTTEQAAVLLPRRPRGAKSARWSAADLALIDEAAHLVERRTGLAHVVIDEAQDLSPMQCRAIARRAAGSCTILGDLAQATGPAAVRDWPALLRHLGKPDGRIIELDRGYRVPAQVIDYAARLLPRIAPGLRRPGSARRSAGALRITPGTPGRLAAAMVSACAEALADEGSVGLIAADSDVPVLHRALADAGRACAVLGTGKDVMDAERLLCVPASLAKGLEFEHVIVVEPAHIVRAEPRGLHRLYVVLTRAVSTLRIVHAEPLPDPLTTA, encoded by the coding sequence ATGGACGACACGGCCGCGTCCGCCGAGATCCGCGCGGAGCGGGCGCACCTGCACGCGTCCCGTGCGGCCCTGCGGCGCATGCGCGACGACGTGCTCACCACGCGCACCGCCCTCGGCGACGAGGTGGCGGACAAGTACACGAACGAGATGCTGCGGCGCGCCCGGGTGAAGCGGGCGGAGGATCTCTCCGACGTCCCGTCGGTCCCCTTGTTCTTCGGCCGGCTGGACTATCCCCCCGGCGAGGTCTACGAGCCCGGCCCCACCGCGGACGGCCCCAGTGAGGTCTACGAGCCCGGCGCCGCCGGGGACGGCCCCGGCGGGGATCTCGTCTACATCGGGCGGCGCGGCGTCCACGACGCCACGGGCGTGCCGATGGTCGTGGACTGGCGTGCGCCCATCGCCACCGCGTTCTATCGCGCCGGCCCGAAGGACCCCATGGGCGTGCGGGCCCGCCGCCGCTACGGCTTCGACCGCGGCGGCGAACTGACGGCGTTCGAGGACGAGCGACTCGACGGCATGTCCGCGTCCCGGGACGCGGAGACCCTGCTCGCCACGGAGATGGAGCGGCCCCGCTCGGGACCCATGCGCGACATCGTCGCCACCATCCAGCCCGAACAGGACGAACTCGTCCGTGCCCCGCTGGAGCGCACACTGTGCGTGCAGGGCGCGCCCGGCACCGGTAAAACGGCCATCGGCCTGCACCGCCTCGCCTACCTGCTCTACACCGAACGCGACCGGCTGCGCCGCGGCGGGGCCGCGATCGTCGGCCCGAACCGCTCGTTCCTGGCCTACATCCGTGACGTCCTGCCGGCGTTGGGCGAGGTCGGCGTCACGCAGGTGACGGTGGACGAGCTGCTCGACCCGGGCGGCGAGGGCGCGACCCGCGAGGACGACGCGACGGCCGCGCGCATCAAGGGCGACGCCCGGATGGCGGAGGTGATCCGGCGCGACCTGTGGTCACGCCTCGCCCCGCCCGCGGACGACCTCGTCGTGCGCCGGGACGGGCGGCTCTGGCGGATTCCCGTGGCGGAACTCGCCGAAATGCTCGGCGAGCTCACCGCACGCGGGGTGTCCTACGGCGCCGGCCGCGAGTTGCTGACCCGGCGGATCGCGAGCAGCGTGCTCGGCCGGATGGAGGCCCGGGGCGAGGGCTGCGACGAGCGGACGCGCGGGCAGGTGCAACGCTCCCGCGACGTGAGAGCGGCGGTCACGGCGATGTGGCCGAAGGCCGACCCGGCGGGACTCGTGCTGGGGCTCCTCACCGATGCCCGGCGGCTCGCCCGCGCCGCCGACGGCCTGCTCGACACCACCGAGCAGGCCGCCGTGCTCCTCCCCCGCCGACCGCGCGGCGCCAAGTCGGCCCGGTGGTCCGCAGCCGATCTCGCGCTCATCGACGAGGCCGCCCACCTGGTGGAACGGCGAACCGGGTTGGCCCACGTGGTGATCGACGAGGCGCAGGACCTCAGCCCGATGCAGTGCCGGGCCATCGCCCGCCGCGCCGCCGGCTCCTGCACGATCCTGGGCGACCTCGCCCAGGCCACCGGCCCGGCCGCCGTCCGAGACTGGCCCGCCCTGCTGCGCCACCTCGGCAAGCCCGACGGCCGGATCATCGAACTCGACCGCGGGTACCGGGTTCCCGCGCAGGTCATCGACTACGCGGCCCGCCTGCTGCCGCGGATCGCCCCGGGCCTGCGGCGTCCCGGGTCGGCCCGCCGTTCCGCAGGCGCACTGCGCATCACCCCCGGCACTCCCGGACGGCTCGCGGCCGCGATGGTGTCGGCCTGCGCGGAGGCGCTCGCCGACGAGGGATCCGTCGGGTTGATCGCCGCCGATTCCGACGTCCCCGTCCTGCACCGCGCGCTCGCCGACGCCGGACGGGCATGCGCCGTCCTCGGAACCGGCAAGGATGTGATGGACGCCGAACGCCTGCTCTGCGTACCCGCCTCCCTCGCGAAGGGCCTGGAGTTCGAGCACGTCATCGTGGTCGAACCCGCCCACATCGTCCGCGCCGAACCGCGTGGCCTGCACCGGCTCTACGTCGTCCTCACCCGGGCGGTCAGCACCCTCCGCATCGTGCACGCCGAGCCCCTTCCCGACCCATTGACCACCGCATGA
- a CDS encoding TetR/AcrR family transcriptional regulator → MAEPGLRERKKQRVRAAISEAAITLFQESGFDGVTVAEIAAAAEVSKPTLFAYFPSKEDLVLHRFIDHEDEPARVVRGREPGVPPLAALRRNFLDGLDRRDPVTGLNDTPQVLVFHNLLYSTPALITRLTAYMLRAESALADALAEAAPGDEIAPLVAAAQIFGTQRVLGDRNVRDMRAGRGADDVHPEAAARAEAAFDLLERGLAPRFG, encoded by the coding sequence ATGGCCGAGCCGGGGTTGAGGGAGCGCAAGAAGCAGCGTGTCCGCGCGGCGATCTCCGAGGCCGCGATCACCCTGTTCCAGGAGTCGGGCTTCGATGGTGTGACGGTCGCCGAAATCGCGGCCGCCGCGGAGGTGTCCAAGCCGACCCTCTTCGCGTACTTCCCGTCCAAAGAGGACCTGGTGCTGCATCGCTTCATCGACCACGAGGACGAACCGGCGAGAGTGGTGCGGGGGCGGGAGCCCGGGGTGCCGCCGCTCGCCGCGCTGCGCCGCAACTTCCTCGACGGGCTCGACCGCCGCGATCCCGTCACCGGGCTGAACGACACCCCGCAGGTCCTCGTCTTCCACAACCTGCTCTACTCGACACCGGCGCTGATCACGCGGCTGACCGCCTACATGCTGCGCGCCGAGTCCGCGCTCGCCGACGCGCTCGCGGAGGCCGCCCCCGGAGACGAAATCGCTCCGCTGGTGGCCGCGGCGCAGATCTTCGGCACTCAGCGGGTGCTGGGGGACCGCAACGTCCGGGACATGCGTGCCGGACGCGGCGCCGACGACGTCCATCCCGAGGCGGCAGCCCGCGCCGAGGCCGCGTTCGACCTGCTGGAGCGCGGCCTGGCGCCCCGGTTCGGCTGA
- a CDS encoding type II toxin -antitoxin system TacA 1-like antitoxin — MQPSVHHDLPGAHDDHIHLHTSAEQHHAIRKAAALIGWTVPQYVLSAALDRAERDLYEHAATHDVPADPAVPSPDPYLAIAQALG; from the coding sequence ATGCAGCCGTCGGTTCACCACGACCTTCCCGGCGCCCACGACGACCACATCCACCTCCACACGTCCGCGGAACAGCACCACGCCATCCGCAAGGCCGCTGCTCTCATCGGCTGGACGGTCCCCCAGTACGTCCTCTCCGCGGCCCTGGACCGCGCCGAGCGCGACCTGTACGAACACGCGGCGACGCACGACGTCCCCGCCGATCCGGCCGTCCCCAGTCCCGACCCGTACCTGGCCATAGCCCAAGCCCTCGGCTGA
- a CDS encoding ABC transporter ATP-binding protein, whose amino-acid sequence MVSAIELAGVEKAYGRTAAVRGVDLAVAPGEFFSLLGPSGCGKTTVLRMVAGFEEPSAGEVRLDGRGVNGIPAERRDVNMVFQSYALFPHMSVFDNVAFGLRRRGAGKAEVRTRVGEMLEMVDLSGRGRRRPGELSGGQQQRVALARALVNRPRALLLDEPLGALDLRLRQAMQAELKRLQRDVGVTFVYVTHDQGEALTMSDRIAVMNEGRIEQVGTPRDVYERPATRFAAGFIGTSNVLDGEVVEASGGGTVIGHGKDGRIEVRGAAVGTRAEVAVRPEKVRLGTDVPAERLCRVRGTVTDVVYQGASTSYGVRTSGGADVSVFVQNAVSADGIAGRGDEVWLSWEPRHSTVIGGAR is encoded by the coding sequence GTGGTTTCGGCCATCGAGCTCGCCGGGGTGGAGAAGGCGTACGGGCGGACGGCCGCGGTGCGGGGGGTGGACCTGGCGGTCGCGCCTGGGGAGTTCTTCTCGCTGCTCGGCCCGTCGGGGTGCGGGAAGACGACGGTGCTGCGGATGGTCGCCGGGTTCGAGGAGCCGTCGGCGGGCGAGGTGCGGCTGGACGGGCGGGGCGTCAACGGGATCCCGGCGGAGCGGCGCGACGTCAACATGGTGTTCCAGTCGTATGCGCTGTTCCCGCACATGAGCGTCTTCGACAACGTGGCGTTCGGGCTGCGGCGGCGGGGCGCCGGGAAGGCGGAGGTCCGGACGCGGGTGGGGGAGATGCTCGAGATGGTCGATCTGTCGGGGCGGGGGCGACGGCGGCCGGGAGAGTTGTCGGGCGGGCAGCAGCAGCGGGTCGCGCTGGCGCGGGCGCTGGTGAACCGGCCGCGGGCGCTGCTGCTGGACGAGCCGCTGGGGGCGCTCGATCTGCGGCTGCGGCAGGCGATGCAGGCCGAGCTGAAGCGGCTGCAGCGGGACGTCGGCGTGACGTTCGTGTACGTGACGCACGACCAGGGGGAGGCGCTGACGATGTCGGACCGGATCGCGGTCATGAACGAGGGGCGGATCGAGCAGGTGGGGACGCCCCGCGACGTGTACGAGCGGCCCGCGACGCGGTTCGCCGCCGGGTTCATCGGGACGTCGAACGTGCTGGACGGCGAGGTCGTCGAGGCGTCCGGCGGCGGGACGGTGATCGGGCACGGGAAGGACGGGCGGATCGAGGTGCGGGGGGCGGCGGTCGGGACGCGGGCCGAGGTGGCGGTTCGTCCGGAGAAGGTGCGGCTGGGGACGGACGTGCCCGCGGAGCGCTTGTGCAGGGTGCGGGGCACGGTCACGGACGTCGTGTACCAGGGGGCTTCGACGAGCTACGGCGTCCGCACGTCGGGCGGGGCGGACGTGTCGGTGTTCGTGCAGAACGCGGTGTCGGCGGACGGGATCGCGGGGCGGGGCGACGAGGTGTGGTTGTCGTGGGAGCCGCGGCACTCGACGGTGATCGGCGGTGCGCGGTGA
- a CDS encoding ABC transporter substrate-binding protein — MGAAALDGDRRCAVRRRDVLRLAGAGLVLAACGVEGRGERVGGDEFWAGKTRNGRLRWANWPGYMQDDRATIKAFEGDSGIDVTYREIIQEMGPWFGKIQAPLAAEQSIGFDLMVMTNGIHLERCRRLGYLAPLDHGRLKNFAAHAGAEFKDPSYDPGNEFTVPYQAGITGIAYNTRYVDEEITSISQLFDPRYKGRVGMMSDTQELGNFGMFLLGIDPEKSTRADWERAAGKLRAQRDSGIVRKYYEQNYVDAVSKGDVWLTMAWSGDVYSLTSPDVRFVVPEEGGTIWTDNLCVPVTAENPVDALALMDWLYVPEHNAPLTEFVNYITPVPDVRDIVARHAARATGEERADLTRLSESPLVFPSESDMARLRHYRRFSQEEAAVYQKIFQAVVRGA; from the coding sequence GTGGGAGCCGCGGCACTCGACGGTGATCGGCGGTGCGCGGTGAGGCGGCGGGACGTCCTGCGGCTGGCGGGGGCGGGGCTGGTGCTGGCCGCGTGCGGAGTCGAGGGCCGCGGGGAGCGGGTCGGCGGCGACGAGTTCTGGGCGGGCAAGACGCGGAACGGGCGGCTGCGCTGGGCGAACTGGCCGGGTTACATGCAGGACGACCGCGCGACGATCAAGGCGTTCGAGGGCGATTCGGGCATCGACGTGACCTACCGGGAGATCATCCAGGAGATGGGGCCCTGGTTCGGCAAGATCCAGGCGCCGCTGGCGGCGGAGCAGTCGATCGGGTTCGACCTGATGGTGATGACGAACGGCATCCATCTGGAGCGCTGCCGTCGGCTGGGCTATCTGGCCCCGCTCGACCACGGCCGGCTGAAGAATTTCGCGGCCCACGCGGGGGCGGAGTTCAAGGACCCGTCCTACGATCCGGGCAACGAGTTCACCGTTCCTTATCAGGCGGGGATCACGGGGATCGCCTACAACACCCGGTACGTCGACGAAGAGATAACGAGCATCTCCCAGCTGTTCGACCCTCGATATAAAGGGAGGGTCGGGATGATGAGCGACACCCAGGAGTTGGGCAACTTCGGGATGTTCCTGCTCGGGATCGATCCGGAGAAGTCGACGCGGGCGGACTGGGAACGGGCGGCCGGGAAACTGCGGGCACAACGCGATTCCGGGATCGTCCGCAAGTACTACGAGCAGAATTACGTCGACGCGGTCAGCAAGGGCGACGTGTGGCTGACCATGGCGTGGTCCGGCGACGTCTACAGCCTGACGAGCCCGGACGTGCGGTTCGTCGTCCCCGAGGAGGGCGGGACGATCTGGACGGACAACCTGTGCGTCCCGGTGACCGCCGAGAATCCGGTCGACGCGCTGGCCCTCATGGACTGGCTGTACGTTCCCGAGCACAACGCGCCGCTGACCGAGTTCGTCAACTACATCACGCCGGTACCGGACGTGCGGGACATCGTCGCGCGGCACGCGGCGCGGGCCACCGGCGAGGAGAGGGCGGACCTGACCAGGCTGAGCGAGAGCCCGCTGGTGTTCCCGTCCGAGAGCGACATGGCCCGCCTGCGCCATTACCGGCGGTTCTCGCAGGAGGAGGCCGCCGTTTACCAGAAGATCTTCCAGGCCGTCGTCAGGGGTGCGTGA